The genomic region TCCTTCCTGGTCCGGCTTCGGCGGGAGCGGCTCCGCAGGCTGCGTCGGCTCTGCCACGGGCGGAGAGACCGGTCCGGGCTTGCCCGGCAGCGCGCCTTCGTCCGGCTCCGATGCCGCGGGGGTGTGCTTCGTGGTCATCATTTCTCCCAAGGACGGTCTGCCGGACCCTTCACCCATGACCGGAAGGCATCCGCTCTCAAACGGAGTTCAGTTGACTCTCACCCACCTCCTCATGGCATCCGCCCGCTGGTCTTTCGGCTGCGCGCGTCGGCGCCTGCGCTCCACCGGAATGGCGGCTGCCGTCAGGGCGTGAAGAGGACCTTGACGGCGCCGTCCTGCTTCTTCTGGAACATCTCGTAGGCGTCCGGTGCCTGTTCGAGGGGCAGCCGGTGGGAGGCGAAATCGTCCACGCCGAGGGGGTCACCGTCGGTGAGGAGGGGCAAGATGTCATCGACCCAGCGCCGTACGTTGGCCTGGCCCATGCGCAGGGTGAGCTGCTTGTCGAACAGAGTCAGCAGGGGCAGTGGATCGGCCGCGCCGCCGTACACTCCGGACACCGAGACGGTGCCGCCGCGCCGAACGAGGTCGATCGCGGCGTAGAGCGCGGACAGGCGGTCGACTCCGGCGCGCTTCATCATGGCTGCGGCGAGTGCGTCCGGCAGGAGGGTGGTCACACCCTGTGCGGCGGCGGCGACGCGGCTGCCGTGGGCCTCCATCCCCACGGCGTCGATGACGGCGTCGGAACCCCGTCCGCCGGTGAGCTCGCGCACGGCGTCAGCGAGGTTGTCGCCGCTCTGCCGGAGGTCCAGGGCGTGGACCCCGCGCCGACGGGCCCGGTCCAGGCGTTCGGGAACGAGGTCGATGCCGATGACCGTGCCGGCGCCGCGGTGGGCGGCGATGCGGCAGCTCATGTCGCCGATG from Streptomyces sp. NBC_00190 harbors:
- a CDS encoding zinc-dependent alcohol dehydrogenase, which translates into the protein MRALTWHGKRDVRVDTVPDPTIQDRDDVIVKITTTGLCGSDLHLYEVLGAFLDVGDILGHEPMGVVEEVGPEITAVKPGDRVVIPFNISCGTCYMCARGLQSQCETTQVHEHGTGASLFGYTKLYGQVPGGQAQYLRVPFGNTLPVRVPDGPSDERFVYLSDVLPTAWQAVEYADVPPGGSVAVLGLGPIGDMSCRIAAHRGAGTVIGIDLVPERLDRARRRGVHALDLRQSGDNLADAVRELTGGRGSDAVIDAVGMEAHGSRVAAAAQGVTTLLPDALAAAMMKRAGVDRLSALYAAIDLVRRGGTVSVSGVYGGAADPLPLLTLFDKQLTLRMGQANVRRWVDDILPLLTDGDPLGVDDFASHRLPLEQAPDAYEMFQKKQDGAVKVLFTP